The following coding sequences are from one Pseudomonas mendocina window:
- a CDS encoding DMT family transporter, producing MRSQALRADLLMLITAMIWGSVFVAQQLGMENIGPFLYSGLRFVLASLVLIPVILLIQRRSRQPSPAPSRGLLLGGVIMGLALAIGINLQQVGLMFTTVTNSGFITGLYVIVVPLLGLFIGQKSSLGIWLGASLAVVGMFLLSVGEGFTVASGDWLQLAGAFVWGIHVLLVGFFASRHDPLRLALIQFATCAVISLALALVFETATLEGILKAGPAILYGGIFGVAIGFTLQVIAQQHAIASHAAIIFSLEAVFAAIAGALLLGEMLELRGYLGCALMFAGMLLAQLWPKPLPIELSGTPANADAKDR from the coding sequence ATGCGAAGCCAAGCCCTGCGCGCCGACCTGTTGATGCTGATTACCGCGATGATCTGGGGAAGCGTGTTCGTCGCCCAGCAACTGGGCATGGAAAATATCGGCCCCTTCCTTTATTCCGGTCTGCGCTTCGTCCTCGCCAGCCTGGTGCTGATCCCGGTGATCCTCCTTATACAACGGCGCAGCCGGCAGCCGAGTCCGGCCCCTAGCCGAGGTCTGCTGCTGGGCGGCGTCATCATGGGGCTGGCGCTGGCGATCGGTATCAACCTGCAGCAAGTTGGTCTGATGTTCACCACCGTGACCAACTCCGGCTTCATCACCGGTCTGTATGTGATCGTGGTACCGCTGCTCGGTCTCTTCATCGGCCAGAAAAGCAGCCTCGGCATCTGGCTGGGCGCCAGCCTGGCTGTAGTCGGCATGTTCCTGCTCAGCGTCGGCGAAGGGTTCACCGTGGCATCCGGCGACTGGCTGCAGCTGGCTGGCGCCTTCGTCTGGGGCATCCATGTGCTGTTGGTGGGTTTCTTCGCCAGCCGCCATGACCCGCTGCGCTTGGCACTGATCCAGTTCGCCACCTGCGCGGTGATCAGCCTGGCACTGGCCCTGGTGTTCGAGACGGCAACGCTGGAGGGCATCCTCAAAGCCGGCCCGGCCATCCTCTATGGCGGCATTTTCGGGGTGGCGATCGGCTTCACCCTGCAGGTCATCGCCCAGCAGCACGCCATCGCCTCGCACGCAGCGATCATCTTCTCGCTGGAGGCCGTATTCGCCGCTATCGCCGGCGCCCTGCTGCTCGGTGAAATGCTGGAACTACGCGGCTATCTGGGCTGCGCGCTGATGTTCGCCGGCATGCTCTTGGCCCAATTGTGGCCGAAACCACTGCCAATCGAGCTCAGCGGTACGCCTGCAAACGCTGATGCAAAGGATCGTTGA
- a CDS encoding MBL fold metallo-hydrolase RNA specificity domain-containing protein yields the protein MALLTFIGAIQQVTGSCYLVESRDGAKVLLECGMHQGRRQEEDQNRSSFPFDPSSLDAVVISHAHLDHSGLLPRLVAEGYRGPIHATDASCELLELMLLDSAFLQEKDAEWENRWRARQGKPAVQPLYTIANAEQALSQRRPHAYGEPVEVAKGVQVTFHNAGHILGSAIVEMQVEDHHLRRHLVFSGDLGNTCSPLMQPPTQLRQADVLLMESTYGDRDHRPSDETLEELADILQQAHKEGGNVLIPSFAVGRTQDLIYYLGRFYQEGRLPQQAVFLDSPMAIRANTIYSRFHEQFAAADRAALAAKSVKRVEDWLPILRCTPTAEESMAINRIKSGAIIIAGAGMCNGGRIVHHFKHNLWRENCHLVFPGFQAKGTLGRLIVDGAETVKVLHQRIAVKAKVHTLGGFSAHAGQAQLLDWASQFGHHPELYLVHGELEKMQALQQALRERLNWIANIPEPGEQIAL from the coding sequence ATGGCCCTGCTCACCTTCATCGGCGCGATCCAGCAAGTCACCGGCTCCTGCTACCTCGTGGAGAGCCGCGACGGAGCCAAGGTGCTGCTCGAATGCGGCATGCATCAGGGCCGCCGACAGGAAGAAGATCAGAACCGTAGCAGCTTCCCCTTCGACCCGAGCAGCCTGGATGCAGTGGTGATCTCCCATGCGCACCTGGATCACAGCGGCCTGCTACCGCGTTTGGTGGCTGAGGGTTATCGCGGCCCGATTCACGCCACCGACGCCAGTTGCGAACTGCTCGAGCTGATGCTGCTGGATTCTGCCTTCCTGCAGGAAAAGGACGCCGAGTGGGAAAACCGCTGGCGAGCGCGTCAGGGCAAACCGGCGGTTCAACCGCTATACACCATCGCCAATGCCGAGCAGGCGCTCAGCCAGCGCCGACCACATGCTTATGGCGAGCCGGTGGAAGTGGCCAAGGGCGTGCAGGTCACCTTCCATAACGCCGGCCACATCCTGGGTTCGGCCATCGTCGAGATGCAGGTGGAAGATCACCACCTGCGCCGCCATCTGGTGTTCTCCGGTGACCTGGGCAATACCTGTTCGCCGCTTATGCAGCCACCTACACAGCTGAGACAGGCGGACGTACTGCTGATGGAGTCGACCTATGGCGACCGCGATCACCGCCCCAGCGACGAAACCCTGGAAGAACTGGCTGACATACTGCAGCAGGCTCACAAGGAAGGTGGCAATGTGCTGATTCCGTCGTTCGCCGTCGGTCGCACCCAGGATCTGATCTACTACCTCGGTCGTTTCTATCAGGAAGGTCGGCTGCCGCAGCAGGCGGTGTTCCTCGATAGCCCCATGGCCATTCGCGCCAATACCATCTACAGCCGCTTCCACGAACAGTTCGCTGCTGCAGATCGCGCGGCGCTGGCAGCCAAAAGCGTCAAGCGCGTCGAAGATTGGCTGCCGATTCTGCGCTGCACGCCAACAGCCGAAGAATCGATGGCGATCAACCGAATCAAGAGCGGCGCGATCATCATCGCTGGCGCCGGCATGTGCAATGGCGGGCGCATCGTGCATCACTTCAAGCACAACCTCTGGCGCGAGAACTGCCACCTGGTGTTCCCGGGTTTTCAGGCCAAGGGCACGCTCGGCCGCCTCATCGTAGACGGAGCCGAGACGGTCAAGGTGCTGCACCAGCGCATCGCGGTTAAGGCCAAGGTGCATACCCTCGGCGGCTTCTCCGCACATGCCGGGCAGGCGCAACTGCTGGATTGGGCCAGCCAGTTCGGTCATCACCCCGAGCTGTACCTGGTGCACGGCGAGCTGGAGAAGATGCAGGCCCTGCAGCAGGCCCTGCGCGAGCGCTTGAACTGGATCGCCAACATTCCCGAACCGGGCGAACAGATCGCCCTGTAA
- a CDS encoding LysR family transcriptional regulator, protein MRFTLRQLQVFVSVAQHESVSRAAESLALSQSATSTSLTELERQSDCQLFDRVGKRLSLNALGHQLLPQAVALLDQAKEIERLLSGKSSFGSLNLGATLTVGNYLATLLIGNFMQSHPECRVSLHVRNTAHIVQQIAHYELDLGLIEGDCQHPDIEVQPWVEDELTVFCAPPHPLAKRGSATLEQLTQEAWILREQGSGTRLTFDQAMRHHPHSLNVRLELEHTEAIKRAVESGLGIGCISRLALRDAFRRGSLVAVDTPELDLRRQFYFIWHKQKYQTSAMREFLEQCQTLTAGVTRSDEIVLPPIV, encoded by the coding sequence ATGCGATTTACTCTCAGGCAACTCCAGGTTTTCGTTTCCGTCGCGCAGCACGAAAGCGTCTCGCGCGCCGCCGAATCCCTTGCTCTGTCGCAGTCGGCCACCAGTACCTCGCTGACCGAACTGGAACGGCAATCCGATTGCCAGTTGTTCGATCGCGTTGGCAAACGTCTGAGCCTCAATGCCCTGGGCCATCAGCTCCTGCCGCAGGCGGTGGCATTGCTCGACCAGGCCAAGGAAATCGAGCGCCTGCTCAGTGGCAAGAGCAGTTTCGGCTCGCTGAACCTGGGCGCCACCCTGACCGTGGGCAACTACCTGGCCACGCTGCTGATCGGCAACTTCATGCAGAGCCACCCCGAATGCCGAGTCAGCCTGCATGTACGCAATACAGCGCATATCGTCCAACAGATCGCCCACTACGAACTTGATCTGGGTCTAATCGAAGGCGATTGCCAGCACCCGGACATCGAGGTTCAGCCCTGGGTGGAAGATGAACTGACGGTCTTCTGCGCGCCCCCGCACCCGCTGGCGAAACGTGGCAGCGCCACGCTGGAGCAGCTGACTCAGGAAGCCTGGATTCTTCGCGAGCAGGGTTCAGGCACCCGACTGACCTTCGATCAAGCCATGCGCCACCACCCGCACAGCCTGAACGTGCGCCTGGAGCTGGAGCACACCGAGGCAATCAAACGCGCCGTGGAGTCAGGCCTGGGTATCGGCTGCATCTCGCGCCTGGCCCTGCGCGATGCGTTCCGCCGCGGCAGCCTGGTGGCCGTGGACACACCCGAGCTGGATCTGCGCCGGCAGTTCTACTTCATCTGGCACAAGCAGAAATACCAGACATCGGCGATGCGCGAGTTTCTCGAACAATGCCAGACGCTCACCGCCGGGGTGACGCGTAGCGACGAGATCGTACTGCCGCCCATCGTCTGA
- the fpr gene encoding ferredoxin-NADP reductase codes for MSNMNVERVLSVHHWNDTLFSFKCTRDPGLRFENGQFVMIGLQQPNGRPLMRAYSIASPNWEEHLEFFSIKVPDGPLTSQLQHLKEGDEIIISKKPTGTLVLDDLNPGKHLYLLSTGTGLAPFMSVIQDPETYERFEKVILVHGVRYVNEVAYREFITEHLPQNEFFGDALKSKLIYYPTVTREPFENQGRLTDLMRSGKLFADIGLPPINPQDDRAMICGSPSMLDETSEVLDSFGLKISPRMREPGDYLIERAFVEK; via the coding sequence ATGAGCAACATGAACGTCGAGCGCGTGCTCAGCGTCCACCACTGGAACGATACCCTTTTCAGCTTCAAGTGCACCCGCGATCCGGGTCTGCGCTTCGAGAATGGCCAGTTCGTGATGATCGGTCTGCAACAGCCCAACGGCCGCCCGCTGATGCGCGCCTACTCCATCGCCAGCCCGAACTGGGAAGAGCATCTGGAGTTCTTCAGCATCAAGGTGCCGGACGGCCCGTTGACCTCGCAGCTGCAGCACCTCAAGGAAGGCGACGAGATCATCATCAGCAAGAAGCCTACCGGTACTCTGGTGCTCGATGACCTCAACCCTGGCAAGCACCTGTACCTGCTCAGCACCGGTACCGGTCTGGCGCCGTTCATGAGCGTGATCCAGGATCCGGAAACCTACGAGCGTTTCGAGAAGGTCATTCTGGTGCACGGTGTGCGTTACGTGAACGAAGTTGCCTACCGCGAGTTCATCACTGAGCATCTGCCGCAGAACGAATTCTTTGGCGATGCGCTGAAGAGCAAGCTGATCTACTACCCGACCGTAACCCGCGAGCCGTTCGAGAATCAGGGGCGTCTGACCGACCTGATGCGCAGCGGCAAGCTGTTCGCCGACATTGGCCTGCCACCGATCAACCCGCAGGACGACCGCGCCATGATCTGCGGCAGCCCGAGCATGCTCGACGAGACCAGTGAAGTGCTCGACAGCTTCGGTCTGAAGATTTCCCCGCGTATGCGTGAGCCGGGTGACTACCTGATCGAGCGCGCCTTCGTCGAGAAGTAA
- a CDS encoding OmpP1/FadL family transporter — protein sequence MTMLFRRWPSRVVVGSLLVLPVAQVQASGYHFGSQSVAAQGSAHANGAEAADPSTIFYNPAGLARLKGTQVTSGLSILLPDGKYEDKGSTDVFGNPVSGDAGKFLPDAAAAPNFYFSHEINDQVTVGLGIFTPFGAKLDYKEDWAGRYGIQSASLETVTFNPSISFRFNEHHSIGFGVSAQYIKSIQRGAADVKGASRQLAGQFVDANYESTRNAADPILGPIVGIIAGVPVPDEITSCGGVADRDGFVDCVAGNFADNVQGDGYFRVKGDDWGFGWNIGYLWEPTESTRFGVSYRSNIRHTLEGETKWSFAGVQGGVPSPDTSLEGGFTIPVLDIYVPPTDALQELFDEGNWVNPGEFAATRLHPNSKAKTAIDTPEMLSFNAFHQLNDKVALMADLTFTRHSRLDEVRIGIDQVAGYPYFNGVTEGDLSVKQDWKDSYKISLGMNYQYSDDLLLRTGVAYDRSPVNSPQLRHPAFPDADRYWLSLGANYKVTPDTSLDFAYSYVQFSSGKMDYQDGCSPAGWVPGSGGLYQDSGVRCTGNGGNFKGEYETRIHFIGLALNHSF from the coding sequence ATGACAATGCTCTTTCGGCGCTGGCCATCGCGTGTGGTGGTCGGCAGTTTACTGGTTTTGCCCGTCGCACAGGTGCAGGCATCCGGTTATCACTTTGGTTCGCAATCGGTGGCGGCGCAGGGTTCGGCGCACGCCAACGGTGCCGAGGCAGCCGACCCCTCGACCATTTTCTACAACCCGGCCGGCCTGGCCAGACTCAAGGGCACTCAGGTGACCTCCGGTTTGAGCATTCTGCTGCCGGATGGCAAGTATGAGGACAAGGGTAGCACCGACGTGTTCGGCAATCCGGTGTCGGGGGATGCCGGCAAGTTCCTGCCCGATGCCGCCGCAGCGCCCAATTTCTATTTCTCCCATGAGATCAACGATCAGGTAACGGTGGGCCTCGGCATCTTCACCCCGTTCGGTGCCAAGCTCGATTACAAGGAGGACTGGGCCGGGCGTTATGGCATCCAGTCGGCCAGCCTGGAGACCGTGACCTTCAACCCGAGCATTTCCTTCCGTTTCAATGAACATCACAGCATCGGCTTCGGGGTGTCGGCGCAGTACATCAAGTCGATCCAGCGCGGAGCGGCGGATGTCAAAGGCGCATCGCGGCAGTTGGCCGGGCAGTTCGTCGATGCCAACTATGAAAGTACCCGTAACGCGGCGGATCCCATTCTCGGGCCGATCGTCGGAATCATTGCCGGAGTTCCTGTGCCGGATGAAATCACCTCCTGCGGTGGTGTGGCGGATCGAGACGGCTTTGTCGATTGTGTGGCGGGCAACTTCGCCGACAACGTGCAGGGCGATGGCTATTTCCGGGTCAAGGGTGACGATTGGGGCTTTGGCTGGAACATCGGCTATTTGTGGGAGCCGACCGAGTCGACGCGTTTTGGCGTGTCCTATCGCTCCAATATTCGCCACACCCTGGAAGGTGAGACCAAGTGGAGCTTCGCTGGGGTACAGGGGGGCGTCCCGTCCCCGGATACGTCGCTCGAGGGTGGCTTCACTATCCCTGTGCTCGACATCTACGTTCCCCCGACCGACGCGTTGCAAGAGTTGTTCGACGAAGGCAACTGGGTCAACCCGGGGGAGTTCGCTGCGACTCGTCTGCATCCCAACTCAAAGGCCAAGACCGCCATCGATACGCCGGAGATGCTCTCCTTCAACGCCTTCCACCAGTTGAACGACAAGGTGGCGCTGATGGCGGATCTGACCTTTACCCGGCATTCGCGACTCGACGAAGTGCGCATCGGTATCGATCAGGTGGCGGGCTATCCCTACTTCAACGGCGTGACCGAGGGCGACCTGAGCGTCAAGCAGGACTGGAAGGACAGCTACAAGATCTCCCTGGGCATGAACTACCAGTACAGCGATGACCTGCTGCTGCGCACCGGCGTGGCCTATGACCGCTCACCGGTCAATTCGCCACAGTTGCGTCATCCGGCCTTTCCCGATGCGGATCGCTACTGGCTGTCGCTTGGCGCCAACTACAAGGTAACGCCTGACACATCGCTGGATTTCGCCTACAGCTACGTGCAGTTCTCCAGCGGCAAGATGGATTACCAGGATGGCTGTTCGCCGGCCGGCTGGGTGCCGGGCTCCGGTGGCCTGTATCAGGACAGTGGCGTGCGCTGCACCGGCAACGGTGGCAACTTCAAGGGCGAGTACGAGACCCGTATCCATTTCATCGGCCTGGCGTTGAACCATTCGTTCTGA
- a CDS encoding tRNA-uridine aminocarboxypropyltransferase, with amino-acid sequence MTQPAPHAVARLRAERLARSLKPFVARGSRAERCPNCRVQPTHCLCAWRPQVQANAGMCLVMHDIEALKPSNTGWLIADVVPETHAFGWARTAVEPGLLALLADPQWQPFLVFPGEYVAPQRVVEEVNLAPGKRPLFVLLDATWTEARKMFRKSPYLDALPVLSLTPAQLSRYRLRRSTRGEHLCTAEVAAMCLELAGDLRAGEALDDYLDAFSQHYLAAKRRLPLDLNDPLHQRLQAYR; translated from the coding sequence ATGACTCAACCAGCCCCACATGCCGTCGCCCGTTTGCGTGCCGAACGCTTGGCGCGCAGCCTGAAACCCTTCGTTGCCCGCGGCTCACGCGCCGAGCGCTGCCCGAATTGCCGGGTGCAGCCAACCCACTGCCTGTGCGCCTGGCGTCCGCAGGTACAGGCCAATGCCGGGATGTGCCTGGTGATGCACGACATCGAGGCGCTCAAGCCGAGCAACACCGGCTGGTTGATCGCCGATGTGGTACCCGAGACTCATGCGTTCGGTTGGGCGCGCACGGCCGTGGAGCCGGGGCTGCTGGCGTTGCTGGCCGATCCGCAGTGGCAGCCGTTTCTGGTCTTCCCGGGGGAGTATGTCGCGCCGCAGCGAGTCGTCGAAGAGGTGAATCTGGCACCCGGCAAACGCCCCTTGTTCGTGCTGCTCGATGCCACCTGGACCGAGGCGCGCAAGATGTTTCGCAAGAGCCCGTATCTGGATGCACTACCGGTGCTCAGCCTGACGCCAGCACAGTTATCGCGCTATCGCCTGCGGCGCTCCACCCGTGGCGAGCACCTGTGCACTGCCGAAGTGGCAGCCATGTGCCTGGAGCTGGCCGGCGACCTGCGCGCCGGCGAGGCGCTGGATGATTACCTGGATGCCTTCAGCCAGCATTATCTGGCGGCCAAACGACGTCTGCCGCTGGATCTCAACGATCCTTTGCATCAGCGTTTGCAGGCGTACCGCTGA
- a CDS encoding diacylglycerol kinase gives MSPFKGQTGLKRILNAASYSLDGLRAAFLGEAAFRQLVLLNCVLIPSAFLLDVSRAERALMVAVCLLALIVELLNSAIEAAIDRISLERHPLSKNAKDMGSAAQFVALGMIAAVWAVILLG, from the coding sequence ATGTCGCCATTCAAGGGTCAGACCGGCCTGAAACGTATCCTCAACGCTGCCAGTTATTCGCTCGACGGTTTGCGCGCTGCCTTTCTCGGTGAAGCGGCCTTTCGTCAACTGGTGCTGCTCAACTGCGTACTCATCCCCTCGGCATTTCTGCTCGACGTCAGTCGCGCAGAGCGGGCATTGATGGTGGCGGTCTGCCTGCTGGCGCTGATCGTCGAGTTGCTCAACTCGGCCATCGAAGCGGCCATCGACCGTATTTCCCTTGAGCGTCACCCGCTTTCCAAGAATGCCAAGGACATGGGCAGCGCTGCGCAGTTCGTCGCGCTTGGCATGATCGCAGCGGTCTGGGCGGTCATCCTGCTGGGCTGA
- a CDS encoding quorum-sensing-regulated virulence factor family protein, whose translation MLRYILPALAFSLMLPNAQAASLKEMELTRTLEQVARQSSEGTPRAINEDILDQGYSVEGHTLINHLSVREAHAAKMRGNPDIVRAQLAASVCRNPGYRNLLAKGAQLRYQFSEYRSNRPVTVEVFDKSDCGI comes from the coding sequence ATGCTGCGTTACATCCTCCCCGCTCTCGCGTTCAGCCTGATGCTTCCCAATGCCCAGGCGGCTTCGCTGAAGGAGATGGAACTGACTCGCACCCTGGAGCAAGTCGCTCGTCAGAGCAGCGAAGGCACGCCGCGAGCAATCAACGAGGACATTCTCGATCAGGGCTATTCCGTGGAAGGCCACACCCTGATCAACCACCTCAGCGTGCGTGAGGCCCATGCTGCAAAGATGCGCGGTAACCCCGACATCGTGCGTGCGCAACTGGCAGCCAGCGTCTGCCGCAATCCGGGTTATCGCAACCTGCTGGCCAAAGGCGCACAACTGCGCTACCAGTTCAGCGAGTACCGCAGCAACCGCCCGGTTACCGTCGAAGTCTTCGACAAGAGTGACTGCGGTATTTGA
- the erdR gene encoding response regulator transcription factor ErdR translates to MAAYEILIADDHPLFRSALQQALTLGLGPQVRLVEAASIAELEACLAEKNDWDLVLLDLNMPGAYGFSGLVLLRGQYPQIPVVMISAQEEASVVNRSREFGASGFIPKSSSLEIIQQAVRQVLDGDTWWPQLAEEAAPVSAEAKAASAGLASLTPQQFRVLTMVCEGLLNKQIAYELSVSEATVKAHVTAIFRKLGVRTRTQAALLLQQMESIPGQ, encoded by the coding sequence ATGGCCGCCTACGAAATCCTGATTGCCGATGATCACCCGCTGTTTCGCAGCGCGTTGCAGCAAGCCTTGACGCTGGGCCTGGGCCCTCAGGTTCGGCTGGTGGAGGCTGCCAGCATCGCCGAGCTCGAAGCCTGCCTGGCCGAGAAGAACGACTGGGATCTGGTGTTGTTGGATCTGAACATGCCGGGTGCCTACGGCTTTTCCGGCCTGGTCTTGCTGAGAGGACAATACCCGCAGATTCCTGTGGTGATGATCTCCGCGCAGGAAGAGGCTTCGGTGGTCAATCGCTCCCGCGAGTTCGGTGCCAGTGGCTTCATCCCCAAGTCCAGTTCGCTGGAAATCATCCAGCAGGCTGTACGCCAGGTGCTCGACGGGGATACCTGGTGGCCGCAACTGGCGGAAGAGGCCGCGCCAGTCTCGGCTGAGGCCAAGGCTGCCAGCGCCGGTCTGGCCAGTCTCACGCCACAGCAGTTCCGAGTGTTGACCATGGTCTGCGAAGGCCTGCTGAACAAGCAGATCGCCTACGAATTGAGCGTGTCCGAGGCGACCGTCAAGGCTCACGTTACCGCCATTTTCCGTAAGCTGGGCGTGCGAACCCGTACCCAGGCGGCCTTGCTGTTGCAGCAGATGGAATCGATTCCAGGGCAATAA
- a CDS encoding xylulose 5-phosphate 3-epimerase, with protein sequence MTQLLPDAATLAGHAQRYPDFARWRKGHGPIQHSPQTCAAVFRLAHQLVQSGAQPDLSSVYRRMLALDALTAAGMWLVVHMTYARRVRLDGQPLQVDDFKAVPEGHTGGALNMVPAYAGYLALNALTGETRGWLMGQGHCVAAIEALNLLTANQHPEQAARYGCDEAGMSRLVADFYSYAQASDGSAGVPLGSHVNPHTAGGIAEGGYLGFAELQYAHLPLPGEKLVAFLSDGAAEEQRGSDWMPRWWRAEDCGVALPVMIANGRRIEQRTELGTLEGLDGFRRHLRGCGFDPLSFDGRDPAAFVCALWEMEQRLEHRVSELNNELIGYPLPMPYGIAETTKGYGFFGAGSNAAHNLPLPASPAQDEHARELFNKHAAALWVEPQALSEACSLFVSREGRVLERDNPLAQRHPALPVQPALHFHDQACSPMSALDRYFVDLVRLNPQLRPRVGNPDELASNRLGGVLAALKHRVSQPESDLEAIDGAVITALNEEAVVSACLANQGGLNLVASYEAFCVKMLGAVRQSLIFARQQKEAGRPAGWLGWPLVATSHSWENGKNQQSHQDTTFCEALLGEMHDVMRVLLPADHNSLLALLPEIYQARGRLACLVVAKREQPCTFTVEQAEQLARDGALLVDAEGEGEPVLLIASGSYQLNEMRRAAVRLSEQAVAWRLIYLQEPGRFRTPRDTWEAPSLASAASREALFPLACRRRVLLSHMRPEVALGHLSTVLGDAASCRALGYRNRGGTFDEAGMLFANGCSWAHVLQSVAEVLGASIDAWLTAEERAALAGRGDPRSLR encoded by the coding sequence ATGACTCAGTTACTCCCCGACGCGGCCACCCTGGCTGGGCATGCCCAGCGCTATCCCGACTTCGCGCGCTGGCGCAAAGGGCATGGGCCTATTCAGCATAGCCCGCAGACCTGTGCGGCGGTCTTTCGACTCGCTCATCAACTGGTGCAGAGCGGCGCACAGCCTGACCTGTCCAGTGTCTATCGACGCATGCTGGCGCTGGATGCGTTGACCGCGGCTGGAATGTGGCTGGTGGTACACATGACCTATGCCCGGCGCGTTCGGCTCGACGGCCAGCCGCTGCAGGTCGATGACTTCAAGGCTGTGCCGGAGGGGCATACGGGCGGTGCTCTGAACATGGTGCCGGCCTACGCCGGCTACCTGGCCCTCAACGCGCTGACCGGCGAAACTCGCGGCTGGCTGATGGGGCAGGGGCATTGCGTGGCGGCGATCGAGGCACTGAACCTGCTGACCGCTAATCAACATCCGGAGCAGGCCGCTCGTTATGGCTGCGATGAAGCCGGTATGAGCCGCCTGGTCGCCGACTTCTACAGCTATGCCCAGGCTTCGGACGGCAGCGCTGGCGTACCGCTGGGTAGCCACGTCAACCCACACACCGCTGGCGGCATCGCCGAGGGCGGATACCTGGGGTTCGCCGAATTGCAGTACGCACACCTGCCACTGCCTGGCGAGAAGCTGGTAGCGTTTCTCTCCGATGGGGCGGCAGAGGAGCAGCGCGGCAGTGACTGGATGCCACGCTGGTGGCGGGCCGAGGACTGCGGTGTGGCGTTGCCGGTGATGATCGCCAACGGCCGGCGTATCGAGCAGCGTACCGAACTGGGCACGCTGGAAGGGTTGGACGGCTTTCGTCGGCATCTGCGTGGCTGCGGTTTCGATCCCTTGAGCTTCGATGGCCGCGATCCGGCTGCTTTCGTCTGCGCACTATGGGAGATGGAGCAGCGTCTGGAGCACCGCGTGAGTGAACTGAACAACGAGTTGATCGGTTACCCCCTGCCGATGCCTTATGGCATCGCTGAAACCACCAAGGGCTACGGCTTCTTTGGCGCCGGTAGCAACGCTGCGCACAACCTGCCTTTGCCGGCCAGTCCGGCACAGGATGAACATGCGCGCGAGTTGTTCAACAAGCATGCTGCGGCGTTGTGGGTGGAGCCGCAGGCGTTGTCCGAGGCCTGCAGTCTGTTCGTATCGCGGGAGGGGCGCGTGCTGGAACGGGACAACCCGCTGGCCCAGCGTCATCCAGCGCTGCCCGTGCAGCCGGCGTTGCACTTCCATGACCAGGCCTGCTCGCCAATGAGCGCACTGGATCGTTATTTCGTCGATCTGGTGCGTCTCAATCCGCAGTTGCGACCGCGCGTAGGCAATCCGGACGAGTTGGCCAGCAACCGTCTGGGAGGTGTATTGGCGGCGTTAAAGCATCGCGTCAGCCAGCCGGAGAGCGATCTGGAGGCGATCGACGGCGCCGTGATCACCGCACTCAACGAAGAGGCCGTGGTGTCGGCCTGCCTGGCCAACCAGGGCGGTCTGAATCTGGTGGCCAGTTACGAAGCCTTCTGCGTGAAGATGCTCGGTGCCGTGCGTCAGAGCCTGATCTTCGCCCGTCAGCAGAAGGAAGCGGGACGTCCGGCAGGCTGGCTGGGCTGGCCTTTGGTGGCCACTTCGCACTCCTGGGAGAACGGCAAGAACCAGCAGTCGCATCAGGACACTACCTTCTGTGAGGCACTGCTGGGCGAGATGCACGATGTCATGCGCGTGCTGTTACCGGCAGATCACAATTCGTTGCTGGCGCTGCTGCCAGAGATCTATCAGGCACGTGGCAGGCTGGCTTGTCTGGTAGTCGCCAAGCGTGAACAACCTTGCACCTTCACGGTCGAACAGGCTGAACAGCTGGCGCGTGATGGTGCGCTGCTGGTCGATGCCGAAGGTGAGGGCGAGCCGGTGCTGCTGATTGCCAGTGGCAGTTATCAGCTGAACGAGATGCGTCGCGCTGCCGTTCGTCTGAGCGAGCAGGCTGTGGCCTGGCGTCTGATTTACTTGCAGGAACCGGGGCGGTTTCGTACGCCGCGGGATACCTGGGAGGCGCCGAGCCTGGCTAGCGCTGCATCGCGTGAGGCACTGTTCCCCTTGGCCTGTCGACGGCGCGTGTTACTCAGCCACATGCGCCCGGAAGTGGCTTTGGGGCATCTGTCGACGGTATTGGGCGATGCCGCTTCGTGTCGTGCGTTGGGTTATCGCAATCGTGGCGGCACTTTTGACGAAGCCGGAATGCTGTTTGCCAATGGCTGCAGTTGGGCGCACGTGCTGCAAAGCGTTGCCGAGGTGCTCGGCGCATCGATCGACGCCTGGCTGACGGCTGAGGAACGGGCAGCTCTGGCAGGGAGGGGGGATCCTCGCTCTCTGCGTTGA